The Haloterrigena turkmenica DSM 5511 genome includes the window GCGATCCAGCGCCGTGCCGATGAGCGACTCGGGGACGACGTCGAGTCGCTCCACGGCCGCGCTACCGGCCGTTCCGCCCGGCGGATCGAAGCGGACCTCGAGGGTCACCTCCGTCCCGCGGTCGCCCGGCGCCGAGTCGAACGAGAGCGACCAGGCGTCGAACAGCGCGCCCATCGAGTCGTCGTCGATCGTCTCCCAGCGGAGCCGCTCGCCGGATTCGTCGGCCGCGATCTCCATCTCCCACGACAGCTCTCGGGCGAGCGGACCGCCCGCGCTCCACCGATAGCGGTCGTCACCGACCGCGGAGACGTCGGCGAAGTGGCCGACGATGCGCTCTAAGTTCTCGGGGTCGCGAGCGAGGTCGGACAGTTCGTCCGCCGGTTTGTCGATCGTGACCGACCGTTCGACCGGCTCCGTCCCGCCGGCGTCGGCCAGATAGTCGCTGAGCGTTCGGTAGGAGAGTGCGCCGCCGACGAGCGCGAGTACCGTCCCGCCCAGCGAGCGGCGCCGGAGCCCGAACGCGACGAGGGCACCGCCGAGGGCGACGGTGCCCACTCGTTTCCACCGGGATCGGTTCGGTTCCGCTCCCGCGGACGCTCCCGGGTGCATCGAGTTCGATACGTCCTCGGCCGCCGAATCGAACGAGTGTTCGGACATGATCAGGTACCTCCGTATTCGTTCAGCCACGAGCGCACGGCGCCGCCCAGCGCTCCGGTCGTACTCCCCAGGTTGAGGATCTGGTAGCCCGACTCGGCCTTCTCGTTGACGTCGTCCATCCCGAACCCGAGCCCGCCCAGCGGGACCTCGGCCTCGAGGGCCGCCTCTCGAATCTCCTCGATTCGCTCTTCGACCTCGTCGTGGGTGGGCTCGCCGGGGTGGCCCAGCGAGACGGCCAGATCGAGCGGGCCGGCGAAGACGAACCCCAACCCTGGCACCTCGAGGATCTCCTCGATGTTGTCGACCGCGGTCGGGTTCTCGATCGTCACGCCGACGATAATCTCGTCGTCCTCGGTACCGGCGTAGTCGTCGGTCGTCCCCCACCGACTCGCGC containing:
- a CDS encoding SRPBCC family protein; the protein is MSEHSFDSAAEDVSNSMHPGASAGAEPNRSRWKRVGTVALGGALVAFGLRRRSLGGTVLALVGGALSYRTLSDYLADAGGTEPVERSVTIDKPADELSDLARDPENLERIVGHFADVSAVGDDRYRWSAGGPLARELSWEMEIAADESGERLRWETIDDDSMGALFDAWSLSFDSAPGDRGTEVTLEVRFDPPGGTAGSAAVERLDVVPESLIGTALDRFKSLAETGTVPTTEHRPSARGRGDLL